A DNA window from Paraburkholderia sp. IMGN_8 contains the following coding sequences:
- a CDS encoding DUF2946 domain-containing protein, translating into MKLRAHKHSVAWLGLIAMWLVVFAPLVSQLLVASRADEPVSAICSAVDSDAPAAHHASPDKLAACGYCDLLAHHVPALSVPPAGLFATILLADAQVSAPPPFVPHAAAFPAGRPRDPPVLS; encoded by the coding sequence ATGAAGCTCCGCGCCCATAAACACTCAGTCGCATGGCTTGGCCTCATCGCCATGTGGCTCGTCGTTTTCGCGCCGCTCGTGAGTCAGCTGCTCGTTGCGTCCCGCGCCGATGAGCCGGTCAGTGCCATTTGTTCGGCAGTCGACAGTGACGCGCCTGCTGCACACCATGCGTCTCCGGACAAGCTCGCGGCGTGTGGGTACTGCGATCTCCTCGCTCATCATGTACCGGCTCTGAGCGTCCCTCCGGCTGGCCTTTTTGCAACGATACTGCTGGCGGATGCGCAAGTATCGGCGCCGCCCCCGTTTGTCCCTCACGCCGCCGCGTTTCCAGCTGGCCGGCCTCGCGATCCTCCCGTCCTTTCCTAG
- a CDS encoding DUF2946 family protein → MPSLFYSKIGGILRLLAIPMAMLAPPVSQTLSADQRVDLSAGAFCSARNGPAFQLPDEVPAQPIRPLPSDGPHKESAIQARFPMDRILKNF, encoded by the coding sequence ATGCCTAGCCTTTTCTATTCGAAGATTGGCGGCATTCTCAGATTGCTTGCAATCCCGATGGCAATGCTCGCACCGCCGGTCTCGCAAACCCTTTCGGCCGATCAACGTGTGGATCTGAGCGCGGGCGCTTTCTGTTCCGCGCGAAACGGTCCTGCCTTTCAGTTACCCGACGAAGTACCTGCCCAGCCGATCCGCCCCCTTCCATCTGATGGCCCGCATAAGGAAAGTGCTATACAGGCCCGCTTTCCGATGGATAGAATCCTGAAAAATTTTTGA
- a CDS encoding IclR family transcriptional regulator: protein MSGKGAEHANEAAALEAPDALFNQSLEKGIAVLRAFSAQRRTMSLPEVAEATSITKSSAQRMIYTLEKLGYVRKHPRTKRYQLTPRVMQIGFNYVAADTLIDVANPFLSELTNLTGETTSLTEPDGVEMLYVARFVCTKFVPIHMPIGSRIPMYCTASGRAYLGALADDEARALLEASERVVHTQYTVTDIGEIEALLAQGRRNGYTSNREELFIGDMTIAAPVLDGERRPVASVHVVAPTSRWTLADAEQRLAPAVIDCARGISNSIRTLG from the coding sequence ATGAGCGGCAAAGGCGCGGAACACGCGAATGAGGCGGCAGCGCTGGAAGCGCCGGACGCGCTTTTCAACCAGTCGCTGGAAAAGGGCATTGCCGTACTGCGCGCTTTCAGCGCGCAACGCCGGACGATGAGCCTGCCGGAAGTGGCCGAGGCGACTTCGATCACGAAGAGCTCGGCGCAGCGGATGATCTACACGCTCGAAAAGCTGGGTTATGTGCGCAAGCATCCGCGCACGAAGCGCTATCAACTCACGCCTCGTGTGATGCAGATCGGCTTTAACTATGTCGCCGCGGATACCCTGATCGACGTCGCCAATCCGTTTCTATCCGAACTCACGAACCTGACTGGCGAGACCACGAGTCTCACCGAACCGGACGGCGTCGAGATGCTGTATGTCGCGCGCTTCGTCTGTACGAAATTCGTGCCGATCCACATGCCCATCGGCAGCCGCATTCCCATGTATTGCACCGCTTCCGGCCGTGCCTATCTCGGCGCGCTTGCCGACGACGAAGCGCGCGCGCTGCTCGAAGCAAGTGAACGCGTGGTGCATACGCAGTACACGGTGACGGACATTGGAGAAATCGAGGCGCTGCTTGCGCAGGGGCGGCGCAATGGCTATACGTCGAATCGCGAGGAACTGTTCATCGGCGACATGACGATCGCCGCACCGGTGCTGGATGGCGAGAGAAGGCCGGTAGCCTCGGTGCATGTGGTCGCGCCGACCAGCCGCTGGACGCTTGCCGATGCGGAGCAACGCCTGGCGCCGGCGGTGATCGATTGCGCTCGTGGGATCAGCAATTCGATTCGGACATTGGGTTAG
- a CDS encoding TlpA disulfide reductase family protein, which yields MRSDVSRAPLVHADLASATSTARRTWLRAVLALSLGAGGLSCPLATRAATLAVGQSAPPLVLHTLDGRSISTTDLLGKVVILTFWATWCEPCRDELPLLSAYAARNADRGLQVLGFSLDGADDLSAVREVAAGLSFPVGLLGSAWAGDYGRMWRIPVSFTIGRTGLLVDNGWDDKYPVWTPERLQRVVTPLLRQ from the coding sequence ATGCGTTCTGACGTATCGCGAGCGCCACTGGTGCATGCAGACCTCGCATCCGCAACATCGACTGCGCGGCGCACGTGGTTGCGTGCGGTGCTTGCATTGTCTCTGGGTGCGGGCGGCCTGAGCTGTCCCTTGGCGACCCGCGCTGCCACGCTGGCCGTTGGTCAATCTGCTCCGCCCCTCGTCCTTCATACGCTCGATGGCCGGAGCATAAGCACGACTGATCTGCTTGGCAAAGTGGTTATTCTGACGTTCTGGGCCACCTGGTGCGAACCGTGCCGTGACGAACTGCCTCTGTTGTCCGCCTACGCCGCGCGCAACGCAGATCGGGGTCTGCAAGTGCTTGGGTTCAGTCTGGATGGAGCCGACGATCTGTCTGCGGTCCGCGAGGTTGCCGCCGGCCTGAGCTTTCCGGTGGGCCTGCTGGGCAGCGCCTGGGCAGGCGACTATGGGCGCATGTGGCGTATTCCCGTGAGCTTCACGATCGGGCGAACGGGCCTCCTGGTGGACAACGGGTGGGATGACAAATATCCCGTTTGGACACCTGAGCGCTTGCAGCGCGTTGTCACGCCACTTCTGAGGCAATAG
- a CDS encoding FAD-binding oxidoreductase — protein sequence MKIVEASKPLPPSLWAATAEPAVETPPLGASKCVDVAIVGAGYTGLSTALHLSELGIDVCVIDANEPGWGASGRNGGQVIPGLKYDPAELVRRFGPRDGETLLDMAGGAAGTVFGLIERHGIACDATRAGWIQPTHSTKLLDTLHARARQWESRGAHVELLDRAQITQRLGTEAFVGGWVDRRAGSVQPLSYARGLARAAIARGVSIHRGTCARKLEQSANGWRIHTANGPVIDARQVLVATNGYSDSLWPGLAQSMIAANSFIVATRPLPADISASILPGGEVASDSRRLLLYFRRDAEGRLLIGGRGPFREPRGTSDWAHLERAAQLLYPQLKEVEYEYRWAGRISITRDFLPHVHLPAPGLTIALGYNGRGIAMATTLGKHLAAHLAGTARGLPLPPTSIKPIPLHALQRFYISAGVAWYGLLDALS from the coding sequence ATGAAAATAGTCGAAGCCAGCAAGCCGTTGCCGCCCTCGCTCTGGGCCGCGACCGCCGAACCCGCCGTGGAGACGCCGCCGCTTGGGGCGTCGAAGTGTGTCGATGTCGCGATCGTCGGCGCGGGTTATACGGGCCTATCCACCGCGCTGCATCTCAGCGAACTCGGGATCGATGTCTGCGTCATCGACGCGAACGAGCCCGGCTGGGGTGCATCGGGCCGCAACGGCGGACAGGTGATCCCCGGCCTGAAATACGATCCCGCCGAACTCGTTCGGCGCTTCGGTCCGCGTGACGGTGAGACGCTCCTGGACATGGCTGGCGGCGCCGCCGGCACGGTGTTCGGTCTGATCGAGCGCCACGGCATTGCGTGCGATGCCACACGCGCCGGCTGGATCCAGCCCACCCATTCGACAAAGCTGCTGGACACGCTGCATGCGCGGGCACGCCAGTGGGAATCGCGGGGCGCGCATGTCGAATTGCTCGACCGCGCGCAAATCACGCAGCGGCTCGGCACGGAGGCATTCGTCGGCGGATGGGTGGACCGGCGGGCGGGCAGCGTGCAGCCGCTCAGTTACGCCCGCGGTCTCGCACGCGCAGCGATTGCGCGCGGCGTGTCGATCCATCGCGGCACGTGCGCGCGCAAGCTTGAACAAAGCGCGAACGGATGGCGCATCCACACCGCAAACGGGCCGGTCATCGACGCGCGGCAGGTACTCGTCGCGACCAATGGCTACAGCGATTCGCTCTGGCCCGGCCTCGCGCAGTCGATGATCGCGGCGAACAGTTTTATCGTTGCGACCCGGCCTCTCCCCGCCGATATCAGCGCGAGCATTCTGCCGGGTGGCGAAGTGGCGTCCGATTCGCGGCGTCTCTTGCTGTACTTCCGGCGAGACGCCGAAGGCCGTCTGCTGATCGGTGGTCGCGGCCCGTTTCGCGAACCGCGCGGCACGTCGGACTGGGCGCACCTCGAACGCGCGGCGCAACTTCTCTACCCGCAATTGAAAGAGGTCGAATACGAGTATCGATGGGCGGGGCGCATCAGCATCACGCGCGATTTTCTGCCCCATGTGCATCTTCCGGCGCCGGGACTGACGATTGCACTCGGCTACAACGGCCGCGGCATTGCCATGGCGACGACGCTCGGCAAACATCTCGCCGCGCACCTGGCGGGCACGGCGCGGGGATTGCCGCTGCCGCCGACCTCCATCAAGCCGATTCCGCTTCACGCGCTGCAGCGCTTTTACATCAGCGCAGGCGTAGCGTGGTACGGACTGCTCGACGCACTCTCCTGA
- a CDS encoding glycine zipper 2TM domain-containing protein — MYNTQFAKPIFYIALCAALPLSGCVVPGPNMQYGSNPAQPAYAQPVYSQPAYAQPAYSQPVDSSNAYGPANSGYGVQYGVISAIQPLASANSLSPGSVMGTVVGAVVGGVVGNQFGGGHGRDVATVVGALGGAVAGNQIAQQYGSSNASAYRIVVQLNDGSSRSFDVSNPGDLRPGDRVRIDGNRLDRS; from the coding sequence ATGTACAACACTCAATTTGCCAAACCCATCTTCTACATCGCGCTGTGCGCAGCTTTGCCTTTGAGTGGGTGCGTGGTTCCTGGACCCAACATGCAGTACGGTTCGAATCCCGCGCAGCCAGCCTACGCGCAACCTGTGTACTCCCAGCCGGCTTATGCGCAGCCCGCCTATTCGCAGCCAGTCGATAGTTCAAACGCCTATGGGCCTGCGAACTCCGGTTACGGCGTTCAGTACGGCGTCATTTCGGCAATTCAGCCTCTTGCCTCCGCCAATTCGCTGAGCCCGGGAAGCGTAATGGGCACCGTGGTCGGCGCGGTCGTCGGTGGTGTGGTCGGCAATCAGTTTGGCGGCGGACATGGCCGCGACGTTGCGACGGTAGTGGGCGCGCTTGGCGGCGCGGTGGCCGGAAATCAGATCGCGCAGCAGTACGGTAGTTCGAACGCGAGCGCTTACCGAATCGTTGTTCAACTCAATGACGGATCGTCGCGCTCCTTCGACGTGTCCAACCCCGGCGATCTCCGTCCGGGCGACCGCGTGCGGATTGACGGTAACCGGCTGGACCGTTCCTGA
- a CDS encoding EthD family reductase, whose amino-acid sequence MNVEVCLFLIGHRNDTHRERRDIDLSLIHAASQNVEGLRRFVIHRPVESAKPAQSAQSANSDPPSTEHALSPCCVLQWYFDDLDRVETVLQRGGAIHGIVDQTINAAHDHLAFEQQLMAVRKFAIPNVHESSNQSEKCTYLVGYEGEAQDFDAWLTHYMTHHPPLMAQLPGIRELEIYTRVDYRTGLNIPRAVAMQRNKVVFDDPAALAAALASPVRALMKKDFDAFPPYSGPASHFPMRSIYGNLKWT is encoded by the coding sequence GTGAACGTGGAAGTTTGCCTGTTTCTTATCGGCCACCGCAATGACACGCATCGGGAGCGGCGCGACATTGATCTATCGCTGATCCATGCGGCGTCCCAGAACGTGGAAGGACTGCGGCGCTTCGTGATCCATCGCCCCGTCGAGTCAGCGAAGCCGGCGCAGTCGGCGCAGTCGGCAAATAGCGATCCTCCATCAACAGAACATGCTTTGAGCCCATGCTGTGTGCTGCAGTGGTATTTCGATGATCTCGATCGCGTTGAAACGGTGCTGCAACGCGGCGGTGCGATACACGGGATCGTGGACCAAACGATAAATGCCGCCCACGACCACCTTGCGTTCGAGCAGCAACTCATGGCGGTGAGAAAGTTCGCCATACCGAATGTCCACGAGTCCAGCAATCAGTCTGAAAAATGCACGTATCTCGTCGGTTATGAAGGAGAAGCGCAAGATTTCGATGCATGGTTGACGCACTACATGACGCATCATCCGCCGCTCATGGCACAGCTCCCCGGCATTCGCGAGCTGGAAATCTATACGCGGGTCGACTATCGAACCGGCTTAAACATTCCGCGGGCGGTAGCAATGCAGCGGAACAAGGTCGTATTCGACGATCCCGCGGCGCTGGCCGCGGCATTGGCCTCGCCGGTACGTGCGCTGATGAAGAAGGATTTTGACGCATTTCCGCCGTACAGCGGGCCGGCCTCGCATTTCCCTATGCGCAGCATTTACGGTAACCTGAAGTGGACGTAA
- a CDS encoding amino acid ABC transporter ATP-binding protein: MIEVQSIHKRFHDQEVLKGVSLSVDAGQVVCLIGPSGSGKSTLLRCINGLETYDAGTITVEGERVDAKSKLIHELRTQVGMVFQRFNLFPHRTALENVCEGPLYVKKESRDAAREKARHLLDKVGLSHRIDAYPAELSGGQQQRVAIARALAMEPKAILFDEPTSALDPELVGEVLSVMRQLADDGMTMIVVTHEMGFAREVADRVCFLYDGTICEQGPAADLLERPDHPRTRDFLRRMLAPANAAASN; encoded by the coding sequence ATGATCGAAGTTCAATCCATTCACAAGCGCTTCCACGATCAGGAAGTGCTCAAGGGCGTGAGCCTCAGTGTCGACGCGGGCCAGGTGGTGTGTCTGATCGGGCCGTCGGGGTCCGGCAAGTCGACACTCCTGCGCTGCATCAACGGCCTCGAAACCTACGATGCGGGCACGATCACCGTCGAAGGCGAGCGCGTCGACGCGAAGTCGAAGCTGATTCACGAATTGCGCACGCAGGTCGGCATGGTGTTCCAGCGCTTCAATCTGTTTCCGCATCGCACGGCACTCGAAAACGTCTGCGAAGGACCGCTCTACGTGAAGAAGGAATCGCGCGACGCGGCACGCGAAAAGGCGCGACACCTGCTGGACAAAGTCGGCCTCTCGCACCGGATCGATGCGTATCCGGCGGAGCTGTCGGGTGGCCAGCAACAGCGCGTCGCCATCGCGCGCGCGCTCGCCATGGAGCCGAAGGCGATTCTGTTCGACGAACCCACCTCGGCGCTCGACCCGGAACTCGTCGGCGAGGTCCTGAGCGTGATGCGGCAATTGGCCGACGACGGCATGACGATGATCGTCGTCACGCACGAGATGGGTTTCGCCCGCGAAGTCGCGGATCGCGTGTGCTTCCTCTACGACGGCACGATCTGCGAACAAGGCCCTGCCGCCGACCTGCTCGAGCGCCCCGATCACCCGCGCACGCGAGATTTTCTGCGCCGCATGCTTGCCCCTGCCAACGCAGCCGCGTCGAACTGA
- a CDS encoding LysR family transcriptional regulator encodes MTTSHSGITDLNLLRVFLAISDLRSLTAAGERLGLTQPAVSHALRRLRVLFDDPLFVRTPSGMVPTDAAQRLHAPLMQAFGIINVAVQQLAKFDPATATRVFRVSMSDMSEFYFLPPLLAMLDRTARGIRIEIANVSVDSVSAAMRSGKIDLALGYVPGLDSGCVSKTLFVDEHVCVVRAGHPLRKLKPTREDLAGLRYIYASTNATGHRMVEQWLEELNLRRDIVLRLPHFVVAPEIVQNTDLAVIFPRSIAQRFNRNKSFRILPLPFSLPPIEIQVHSHSQFSADPGIAWLLDSIYDMFHKPADDGQVRRRTFG; translated from the coding sequence ATGACAACGTCGCACTCTGGCATTACGGATTTGAATCTGCTGCGCGTGTTTCTGGCCATCTCGGATCTGCGCAGCCTAACCGCCGCGGGCGAACGCCTCGGACTCACGCAACCTGCAGTCAGCCATGCGCTCCGCCGGCTGCGTGTGTTATTCGACGACCCGCTCTTCGTCCGCACACCCAGCGGCATGGTACCCACGGATGCGGCACAGCGTTTGCATGCGCCGCTCATGCAGGCGTTCGGCATCATCAACGTGGCGGTACAGCAGCTCGCGAAATTCGACCCCGCGACGGCCACGCGTGTATTTCGCGTGTCGATGTCGGACATGTCGGAGTTTTATTTCCTGCCTCCGCTTCTCGCGATGCTCGACCGTACTGCACGCGGCATCCGGATCGAGATTGCCAATGTCTCCGTCGACTCAGTCAGTGCCGCAATGCGCAGCGGCAAAATCGATCTCGCGCTCGGCTACGTTCCGGGTCTGGATTCGGGTTGCGTGAGCAAGACGCTATTCGTCGACGAACACGTCTGCGTCGTGCGAGCAGGTCACCCTTTACGTAAGCTGAAACCGACCAGAGAAGACCTCGCGGGTTTGCGCTACATCTACGCAAGCACAAACGCAACCGGACACCGGATGGTCGAGCAATGGCTGGAGGAATTGAATCTGCGCCGGGATATCGTGCTGCGCCTGCCTCATTTTGTGGTAGCGCCCGAGATCGTTCAGAACACCGACCTCGCCGTCATTTTCCCCAGGAGCATCGCGCAACGCTTCAACCGCAACAAGTCTTTCCGCATCCTCCCGTTGCCTTTCTCGTTGCCACCTATCGAAATTCAGGTGCATTCCCACAGCCAATTCTCGGCAGATCCGGGAATCGCATGGTTGCTCGACTCCATCTACGATATGTTCCATAAACCTGCCGATGACGGTCAGGTTCGGCGTCGGACCTTTGGCTGA
- a CDS encoding amino acid ABC transporter permease, whose amino-acid sequence MFIQNALDFLPILLKGAVITVEITFCSFLLSTILGLALALMRVSENKVLSHAAATVINVIRGLPIIVQLFYIYFVLPDLGIQLSAFQAGFIGLGIAYSAYQAENFRAGIEAIDHGQIEAAQSIGMRGALIMRRVILPQAFRIALPPYGNTLVMMLKDSSLASTITVAEMTRAGQLIASSTFQNMTVFTLVALLYLALSLPLVYGLRRLERRLGLKGRR is encoded by the coding sequence ATGTTCATCCAGAACGCGCTCGACTTTCTGCCGATCCTGCTCAAGGGCGCGGTTATCACAGTCGAGATCACCTTCTGCTCCTTTCTTCTGAGCACGATCCTCGGCCTCGCGCTCGCGCTGATGCGCGTGTCGGAGAACAAGGTGCTCTCGCATGCCGCGGCCACCGTCATCAACGTGATCCGCGGCCTGCCGATCATCGTGCAGCTGTTCTACATCTACTTCGTGCTGCCCGATCTCGGCATTCAATTGAGCGCGTTTCAGGCGGGTTTCATCGGACTCGGCATCGCGTATTCGGCGTATCAGGCGGAGAACTTCCGCGCCGGGATCGAGGCGATCGATCACGGGCAGATCGAAGCCGCGCAATCCATCGGCATGCGCGGCGCGTTGATCATGCGCCGCGTGATCCTGCCGCAAGCATTTCGCATCGCGCTGCCGCCCTACGGCAACACGCTCGTGATGATGCTGAAGGACTCGTCGCTCGCGTCGACGATCACCGTCGCGGAAATGACGCGTGCAGGTCAATTGATCGCGTCGTCGACCTTCCAGAACATGACGGTATTCACGCTCGTCGCCCTGCTCTATCTCGCGCTCAGCCTGCCGCTCGTCTATGGCTTGCGGCGTCTCGAACGACGCCTCGGTCTCAAGGGAAGACGATGA
- a CDS encoding ABC transporter substrate-binding protein has translation MIQFVKRIAGAAIAGLVIAATPALAQAAPSYTVGATATGVPFTFLDVKSNSIQGLLVDAITATGKAAGFDVKVEQTTFAALIPSLTTKKIDVISAAMLKTPARQQIVDFSDTVYSYGEGLIVRADDKNTYTSMDDLKGEVVGAQVGTAFVDALNKKGIFKEVRTYDSVADIMRDVALGRIKAGFGDHPIIAYQLQKNPNPQLRLVDGYQPSVKGQLCFVVRKGDNETLEKLNAGIRKIKSDGTLTQIIKKWQVE, from the coding sequence ATGATCCAGTTTGTCAAGCGTATTGCCGGCGCCGCCATTGCCGGATTGGTCATCGCAGCAACGCCGGCGCTGGCGCAAGCCGCGCCGTCGTATACGGTCGGCGCCACCGCCACCGGCGTGCCGTTCACCTTCCTCGACGTGAAGAGCAATTCGATCCAGGGCCTGCTCGTCGATGCGATCACGGCCACCGGCAAGGCCGCCGGTTTCGACGTGAAGGTGGAACAGACAACCTTCGCCGCGCTTATCCCGTCGCTCACCACGAAGAAAATCGACGTGATCTCCGCCGCGATGCTGAAGACGCCGGCCCGTCAGCAGATCGTCGACTTCTCGGACACGGTCTATTCGTATGGCGAGGGGCTCATCGTGCGGGCCGACGACAAGAACACCTACACGTCGATGGACGATCTCAAGGGCGAAGTCGTCGGCGCGCAAGTGGGCACGGCGTTCGTCGACGCGCTGAACAAGAAAGGCATCTTCAAGGAAGTGCGCACCTACGACTCAGTCGCGGACATCATGCGAGACGTCGCACTCGGGCGCATCAAGGCGGGTTTCGGCGACCATCCGATCATCGCGTACCAGTTGCAGAAGAATCCGAATCCGCAGTTGCGTCTCGTCGATGGCTATCAGCCGTCCGTGAAAGGCCAATTGTGCTTCGTCGTGAGAAAGGGCGACAACGAGACGCTCGAGAAGCTGAACGCCGGCATCCGGAAGATCAAATCGGACGGCACGCTCACGCAGATCATCAAGAAATGGCAGGTGGAATGA
- a CDS encoding phosphatase PAP2 family protein — protein sequence MNSFDTWIQVFLTDHALHSAAMNHAIRVVAGQIMFKGLILIPILCWLWFRPSQRTEWEREMIVATIVSGLLSLAGGRVLAYYLPFRVRPLYNAELHLNFPSVGLQEAAVRTWSSFPSDHALLWMSIATGIFLISRRVGALALLYTAVFICLPRVYLGLHYPTDVLAGAALGIAITYIATRDAVRARYAAPILQWMNRSPGPGYTLAFLLCFELITQFDELLLFLRAGLKAL from the coding sequence ATGAACAGTTTCGATACATGGATCCAGGTTTTCCTGACGGACCACGCTCTTCACTCGGCGGCGATGAATCACGCAATCAGGGTGGTCGCGGGCCAGATTATGTTCAAGGGCCTCATACTCATACCCATCTTGTGCTGGTTGTGGTTCAGACCCAGTCAGCGTACTGAATGGGAGCGTGAAATGATCGTCGCAACGATCGTGAGTGGTCTTCTGTCGCTTGCCGGCGGAAGGGTTCTTGCGTACTACTTGCCGTTTCGGGTGCGGCCACTCTATAACGCCGAACTGCACTTGAACTTTCCGTCAGTCGGTTTGCAGGAAGCCGCAGTACGCACATGGAGCTCCTTTCCGAGCGACCATGCGCTGCTGTGGATGTCGATTGCGACGGGCATTTTTCTCATCAGCCGCCGTGTCGGCGCGCTCGCGCTGCTTTACACGGCCGTCTTCATATGCCTGCCGCGCGTCTATCTAGGGTTGCACTATCCGACCGATGTACTCGCGGGCGCGGCACTCGGCATAGCCATCACCTATATAGCGACCCGGGATGCCGTCAGGGCGCGTTATGCGGCGCCAATCCTGCAATGGATGAACAGGTCTCCCGGGCCAGGTTACACGTTGGCGTTTCTTTTGTGTTTTGAACTGATCACCCAGTTCGACGAACTGCTCCTGTTCTTGCGGGCGGGCTTAAAAGCGTTATGA
- a CDS encoding flavin reductase, with translation MTIEDTKEDFKRRFRDAMACLPAAVNIITTDGPRGRCGITASAVCSVTDAPPTMLVCINQASYVHDVLHHNRNVCINVLTAECQDLARDFAGMTACPMDERFARHAWTIGHHAAPVLSHAIASLEGEIVDLKSVGSHSVMFAEIRHVSIRSGGDGLIYFGRRFHRLARPEVAAQSVAASAAR, from the coding sequence ATGACTATCGAAGACACTAAAGAAGACTTTAAGCGGCGTTTCCGTGACGCTATGGCGTGCCTGCCGGCGGCCGTCAACATCATCACCACCGACGGACCGCGCGGACGCTGCGGAATTACCGCAAGCGCCGTCTGTTCCGTGACGGATGCTCCGCCGACGATGCTCGTATGTATCAACCAGGCCAGTTACGTACACGATGTTCTTCATCACAACCGGAACGTGTGCATCAATGTGCTGACTGCGGAATGCCAGGACCTCGCGCGCGATTTTGCCGGAATGACAGCCTGTCCGATGGACGAGCGGTTTGCACGTCATGCGTGGACGATCGGGCATCACGCGGCACCCGTCCTCTCGCATGCGATTGCAAGTCTCGAAGGAGAGATTGTCGACCTCAAGAGTGTCGGATCGCATTCGGTCATGTTCGCGGAAATCAGACACGTTTCGATCAGATCGGGCGGCGACGGACTCATCTACTTCGGCCGGCGGTTCCACCGCCTTGCGCGGCCAGAAGTAGCGGCGCAGTCCGTCGCCGCAAGTGCTGCGAGGTGA
- a CDS encoding transporter, which translates to MSTNQNALLRYTLPFVMGVILPAAAHACATCGCSLSTDAAMGYSATPGWRINIEYDFINQNQLRSGTGSVSNTQPASINSAGGSQEVERQTINRYINLGISYSPSASWNFSALIPYIYRSHTTYGNATTDQLTPDNVSGATSKGLGDIKLIASYQGFLPTHNLGLQVGVKLPTGRYGGQNVDTGATVGHNPVFFSSGPNATAGQALDTSLQPGTDSTDLIVGAYYYQAISQNFDAFINGQFQSAIVENLDHAGATYRPGNLASMSVGLRYEANPKWVPQLQINVTRKSHDQGTLADTANTAGTVVYLSPGITVNVWKNLEVYGFVQRAIYSKLDGYQLFPRWTGNVGMSYAF; encoded by the coding sequence ATGTCTACTAACCAGAACGCGCTATTGCGCTACACGCTGCCTTTTGTCATGGGCGTGATCTTGCCCGCTGCGGCCCATGCATGTGCCACTTGCGGCTGCTCCTTGAGCACCGATGCAGCAATGGGCTATTCCGCCACCCCGGGCTGGCGAATCAACATCGAATACGACTTCATCAACCAGAACCAGTTGCGCAGCGGTACCGGTTCAGTGTCGAACACACAACCCGCCAGTATCAATAGCGCCGGTGGTAGCCAGGAGGTGGAGCGCCAGACGATCAATCGATACATCAATCTCGGCATCAGCTATAGCCCCAGCGCGAGCTGGAACTTCAGTGCTCTCATTCCCTACATTTACCGTAGCCACACGACATATGGCAACGCGACGACGGACCAGCTCACTCCTGACAACGTGAGCGGCGCAACCAGTAAAGGCCTGGGAGACATCAAGCTCATCGCCAGCTATCAGGGTTTTCTGCCTACGCACAATCTTGGATTGCAGGTTGGTGTCAAGTTACCCACGGGGCGATATGGCGGTCAGAACGTCGACACCGGCGCAACTGTTGGACACAACCCGGTGTTCTTCTCGAGCGGCCCCAATGCGACCGCAGGCCAGGCGCTCGACACCAGCTTGCAGCCCGGCACCGACAGTACTGACCTGATCGTAGGCGCCTACTATTACCAGGCGATCAGCCAGAACTTCGACGCGTTCATTAACGGCCAATTCCAGTCCGCAATCGTCGAAAATCTCGATCATGCAGGCGCGACCTACCGCCCCGGAAATCTGGCCAGTATGAGCGTCGGCCTGCGCTACGAGGCGAATCCGAAGTGGGTTCCGCAGTTGCAAATCAACGTTACCCGCAAGAGCCATGACCAGGGCACGCTCGCGGATACGGCGAACACAGCGGGAACGGTCGTTTATCTCAGCCCAGGCATCACGGTTAACGTATGGAAAAACCTGGAGGTGTATGGCTTCGTGCAGCGCGCGATATACAGCAAGCTCGACGGTTATCAGTTGTTTCCACGCTGGACCGGTAATGTGGGGATGAGCTATGCGTTCTGA